The region GGAAAAAATCTATTTTCTTAAAAGAGATGGAAACACATTCATATGAAATTTACGAAAAACTTATAGATATTGATCCTTTCAATATCTATACACTAAAAAATGTATATCCAGATATTAAAAAAATTAGTATAGATTATGCACTTATGGAAAAGTCACAAAAAATATATGTTACAAAAACGGATCTTTTATGGTCAGACGTAGGAAATTGGGTTTCAGTACGAGAATTAGCAGGATATTCTGATAACAAGAAAAATGTGCATATCATAGACGGAGAAAATGTTTTTGTAAAATCCAATAAAAATGTTGGTGTAATAGGACTTTCAAACATAGTTGTTGTAGAAAGTGAAGACGGCCTCCTTATAACAACAGAGGAAAAAGCGCAAAAAGTAAGAAATATTTCTCAAAAGTTTAAAGAGACCGATAACTCCTGAAAAAAATCATGTTTGACAGATAATATATAATTATGGTATAATCAAATGACAAGAAAATATACTTAAGAGGTGTTAGAATTGAAACAAGGAATCCATCCAGAATTAAAGCTAGTTACAGTAAAATGTGCATGTGGCGCAGAACATACACTTTATACTACGGTAGACAACTTTAGATTAGAGGTTTGTTCCAAATGCCATCCTTTCTATAAAGGAGACATGGGTTCTCAAATTATAGATACTGAAGGTAGAGTTCAAAAATTCAAAAATAGGTATAAAGATTTTTTTGAAAATGAAAATTAAACTGCTAAATCACTTTATTTAGGGGGGATTTATAAGCGGGCAAAATTTATTGATACAAAAGGTTAAAAGCCTTACTCGATCAGACCTTGCTGTTGGTAAGTTACCAACATCTGATCGAAATAGAAAAATATTTGGAGGTGAAGACCAGCGCCGGGACCCAGGCCACCTTTGTACGAAGGTGATATCACGGCTTAGCAAGGTTTTCGTGGTAGAGAGACAAGGGCAAGGTATTAAGTGTGGTAAACGAAAGCTTAGCAACAGGAGATACAGTTAAAGCGAAAGTGGTTGATATTAAAAAGTTTGGTGCTTTTGTAGAGTTGGAAAACAAAGAAGAAGGATTTATACATATTTCTAAAATATCCAAAAAATATGTAAAAGAGATTTCCGATTTTTTAACCGTCGGTCAAGAAATTGAAGGAAAAATTATCGGAAAAACAAAGGATGGAAAGTATGAATTATCTCTAAAAGAGAATAATGATGAACTAATCGATGAGGCCACAAATAACTCCCAAAACTTTGAAAAGAAGTTGAATCAATACCTAAAAGATAGCGATAAAAAAATCCCCGAATATAGGAAGCACTTAGACAAAAAAAGAAACATAAAGAAAAGATAAACAGAATATCTAATATAGTTTAAACTTTTATATATAGCATAAAATTAAGAGAGAGCTTTAGCTCTCTCTTAATTTTTTGTGATAGAATATTTATGATAATAAATGGTATGTTTTTTTATCACCATTATTCTAATACAAAAAATGCAATTGTTAATTATCGTTTTTGAATTTAAAAGGGTAACAGGGCTTAGCCCTCTCCTCCTTGGTACAAGTACTGAAAAGGTTAAAGAAATTAAGAATCAGTAAGGATCAGTATTGAAGAGATATTTTGTTAAAATAATTAAACCCAAAATATACATATAATAAGGACTTTAGAATTTCTAAAGTGATTAAAAACAAACAACTATAAGGAGGTTCCTGTTTTGAGTAATTATAAAAGAATAAAAGGAACTAAAGATATATTTGGAGACGAAATCAATTACTGGTATTATGTTGAAAATTCAGCTAAAAACACTCTTGAAAAATATGGTTTCAAAGAGATAAGAACCCCAATTATAGAAAGTGAAGAACTCTTCAGTAGGGGAGTTGGTCAAGAAACTGATATTGTTCAAAAAGAAATGTATACGTTTGAAGATAAAAAAGGTAGACTTTTAACTTTGAGACCAGAAGGAACAGCTTCTGTAGTTAGAGCATACATTGAAAATTCTTTGATAAACTTAGGTTCTCCTCAAAAGTTCTTTTATATAGGTCCTATGTTCAGATATGAAAAACCACAATCAGGTAGGTATAGAGAATTTTATCAAATAGGTGCTGAAATCTTCGGTACAGATTATCCTTTAGCTGATGCCGAACTTATACATCTCTTGCATGAATTTTTTAGATCTTTAAAATTAACTAACTTCAAAATAAAAATCAATTCCATAGGAACACAAAAAAGCCGAGAAAAATATAAAAAAGTGCTTAAAGAATACTACACGCCATTTTTACCTAATTTGTGCGAAGACTGTCAAAGACGCTATAATACTAACATCATGAGATTAATTGATTGTAAAATTGATAAAGAAATTGCTTCAAATGCACCTTCTATCCTTGATTATTTGGACAATGAAAGCAAAGAACATTTTGAGAAATTAAAGAAATATTTAGATATATTAGAAGTACCCTATGAAATAGATCCTAAAATAGTGAGGGGTTTAGATTATTATTCAAAAACTGCTTTTGAAGTAGAACATTTAGATTTAGGTGAACAAGCTGTTATAGCAGGTGGAGGAAGATACGACGACCTAGTCGAGCAACTTGGGGGCCCCAAGACCCCTGCAGTGGGATTTGCCATGGGTATAGAAAGAATTATAGAAGCACTTAAAAAAGAGCATATAGAAGTCAAAAAGGTATCACAAATCGATGTTTATATAGCTTATCAGGGAGAACAAGCTGAACTAGAAAGCATAAAGCTTTCTAAAGAATTGAGAAAAAATGACATAAAAACGTATTTAAATTTATCAAAAAGGAATTTAGGTGGTCAACTTAAGCACGCAGATAGACTGAATGCAAAGCTTTCGATAATTATGGGAGACGAAGAAGTTGTAAATGATGTAGTAACAGTAAGAAACATGGAAACAGGGGAACAAACAAAAGTTCAAAGAAGCTGGGTAATTGAAGTAATTTTGGAAAAACTACAAGAATTTTACTAAACCAGTTCGACAAATTATAGGTAAAGTTAATATATAAAAGGGGGATTAATACAATGAAAGCTCTTATACTTTGTGCAGGAAAAGGAACAAGACTACGACCTTTAACACTAACAAATGCAAAGCCATTGATTCCTATAGCAAACAAACCAACTATTATGTATAGCATAGAAAAAATAAAAGAATCAGGAATTTCAGACATAGGAATCGTAGTAAGCCCAGAAAATATTGAAGCATTTCAAAGAGTATTGGGAGACGGAAGTTCTCTAGATATAAAAATAACTTATATTATTCAAGAAAAACCTCAAGGATTAGCTCACGCAGTTAAAGTTGCAAAAGATTTTTTAAACAATGAGGATTTTTTAATGTTTTTAGGAGACAACCTCGTACATTTTGATCTTAAAAGTTTTATTAAAAAATTTGAACAAAGTGAATATGAATCTTATATTTTACTCACACCTGTAGAAAACCCTTGGGATTTTGGTATTGCGTTGATAGAAGATTCGAAAGTTGTAAAAGTTGTTGAAAAACCTAAGGTACCTCCCTCAAATCTTGCTATAGTAGGTGTATATATTTTTACACCTCTAATATTCGAAGCAATTGATCACTTATCTCCTTCCTGGCGTGGTGAATATGAGATAACAGATGCTATTCAATGGTTAATAGACAACTCTAAAAATGTTGGTGCACATATTATTGAAGGATGGTGGAAGGATACCGGAAAACCTGAAGATCTAATTGAAGCGAACAGAAAAATACTAAGTGAATTAAAAGAAATGCAGATAGAAGGAGAAATAAGAGAAGATTCATTAATTCAAGGTAATGTAGTTATTGGGAAAAATACCAAAATCATCAATTCCATTATAAGAGGTCCTGCAATAGTTGGCGACAATACCACAATAAGTAATTCATACATTGGACCATATACAAGTATTGGAGATGGCGTTTATATATCTTCTTCAGAAATAGAACATAGTATCATATTAAATGATGCAAACATTTTAAACATACCTGTTAGAATAGAATCATCAGTTATTGGAGAAAATGCAAATATCATCTCGATAGAAAGGAAACCACATTCAATAAAATTAATCTTAGGAGATTATAGTCACATACAAATTCCAAAATAGATAATACTAAAAAACATAGAGACGTATTTGCCGTCTCTATGTTTTTCTACATTATGTAACTAATTTATATTATCTTTCTGAGTCTTTCTTTCTCTCTTAAAATATTACCTTGATCATCAACCGCCTCATATGCTCCATTTATGACAGCAACCTTAATTTTTCCTTGAGCTATACTATTACCTTGTAAGCCCACAGCGTCTAATATTCCTGTTTTTACTGCCATATATAACGTTTCTGGGTCGGTCAATGGATCTTCTTTGTCAATAGAAAATTCCTTTATCTTTTCAATTATAACCATAGCCTCATTTTTTAATAGATCTATTCTACTTTTAATTTCTGGATCGCTTTTAAAATCTGGCAACCCTCTTGAAGCCAAAGAATTGGCCTTTCTAACCATCTTCACACTTTCTAAAATCTCTTTAGAAGTAGCTCGTTTCATAGCTTCACAATAAGAAACAACATGAATTATATGAGGATTCAAATACGATGCATAAAACATAGAAGCTACAAGTTGTCCCATTGCACTGTTTGGATCTGCTGGAAATGAAAGAAGACCAGTTCTAACCATTCTATAAGGAATAAAATTTTCGTCTTGTAAAGATTCAACTAATTCTAGTTTTGCAATAGCTTTTGCGATATCCATTTTTGGGGATAAGTTCGGTGGGGTATTCATCATATACTGTTGAACATACCATCTTACTCCTAACTTTTTAGCTATATATGCTGATAAATAAGCTGTTGCAACTGCAAGACTATCATGTGCGTATCTTAACTCCCATTGATGAGAATCGTTTACCTCAACTGGTACATCATTTTCTGCATTCCATTTTATTCCTTGCATATTTTCTGTAATTGCTGCTAATAACGTTCTTTTAGAACGTTTATCGAGCTCAGAATACCAAAAAATTGGAATGGCAGCCCAAGCATTATTTATAGTTTGTTTTAATAGTTTTGAAAAATCCACTATATGAGTAGTTCCAGAATAACACCTAACTAGAGGATAATTTCCTCTTCGACTTGCTTGATATAAATTTATAAAATCTTCTTTAGATCTTATAGGTGCTCCACCTGCTCCATCCTGATTAGGATCCATCTTATCTGGTTCAAAAAAATATTGCTGACAGTTTTGATCAGGCGCAAGTGAAATAATATCCAAAAGTTCTGAATCCGCTAATTTTTTTATTTCTTCAATCGTTTCCTCAATTGTTTGAAGACCTATATGATGCCTTATTAAAGGATAAGGTGATTTAAATTCTATCCTTTCGGGTAAATTATCAGGATAATTTTTCTTTTCTTCATACTTCATTTGACCTCTTAAAAAAAGCACTACATCTTCTTCCTCTTCAGAACCATCAAAAATCTTTTTGAATATACCATACTTTCGTGCTACTTCTCCTGTTTCAAGAGTTCCACCGAAAATAAAATCTATCTTTTTATATATATCTAGCTCTTTAACTTTTCGAAAAAATTCGTCCAAAAGTTTAGTTAATGCGTCTGCTCCTAACCTGTAACTAATAGCTACTATGTCAGGTTTTTCATTTTCAATACTTTCAATAAGCTTATTTATAGGTACAGCTGCGCCTAAATTAACTACTTCATAACCTTCTCTTTTTGCCAATTCTAAAAAATTAAGTATTCCAGCAATGTGCACATCTATGCCTATCGAAGCAGCTAATATTTTCTTCATCATTCACCCTCCTCAACAAACTTTATTATGTCTTCAATGCTTTTGCCTTTTAGACCTAAATCTTCAACAGTTCTTCCAATCTTCCAAAAATTGCCGTCTAACATCACGTTTGCTATATTTATCATAGAATCAATTATTGGAGTATCGACACCAAATTCCTTACCAAATGATGATATTGGGACCAAACTCATCGGTACATCTTCTAAAAGATATCTATTATTTAAACTAGTTGGGGCGTAAATTCCTCTATAGCCTTCGTTATTACGTATCGCTTCATATAAAGTATTCCCTTCAACATCATAGGCATAACTAAGCCATTCTTTAGCAGTCAAAGGTTCCGCATTAAAAAGTTTCATCACATTACATCTTTCTTCATCAATTATTTCAAGAACTTTTGCAACAGAAGGAGAAATACCCTCAAAATAGAACTCAAATTTACCCGCAGTTGTTTCAACTCTAGCGGCATTTAAAATTAATGTGGCAGGATGAAAAACAACTGCTATATTATTAAAACTAGTATATATGATACTTTTAACAATATCAAATTCGGGCATGACCTGTAACAATATTTCCGCCAATTCAGGATTTCTAGATGCTGGTAAGGCAGAAACTGGCACGGCATTTTTTATTCTAAAAATTCTTGTAACTCCTGGATTAGACATTCGAGAAGCAAAAATAAAGGTTTGGGCTTCGGCTATAATAACATCTTTTTTTAGTCCTTTACTTTTCAAAACATTATAAAACTCTAGAGCACCACCTGTTCTGCCAGGATTCAGTACAATTATTTGTCCATCTTCAAGAAAAGGTACCATCTTTTCAGCTAATTCTTTATGAGCAAAAGCTGGAACTACTATTAAAATCAATTTTCTTCCTTTTATCGCTTCATCTATCTTCGTGGTTGCAAAAGAAATTTTATATTCTCCCTCAACAACTGAACCTTCTATCTTTATTGAACGTGTCTGAATTATAGGATATATTCTTCTTCTTGATCTATTAAAAAGACTAACATCAAACCCCTTCATAGCTAAATAACCTGCCAAAGCTTGTCCTCCATTTCCAGCACCAACTACAGATATTTTAATCATATTTTCATCTCCTTTCAAAACAAAGAACCAGAAAAATAATAGATTAGTAACATAATATTTTATCATAATTATGTTACAAAATTTCTTCACAAATTCTATAAATAGCCTATAATATTTTCTAAATCATACCTTTAGAGCAGGGTCGCTGATAAAATTTTTCACAAATAATTAACTAGTTTGTATTACTGTTTTTATTATATCAAGATAATATTGATAATGATTGAATTATAAAATTAGTATTTGAATTTATAATGTGTCCGGACGGAGCCTCCCACCTTTCTCGATACAATTACCTAAAAGTTTAAAGAAATTAGAATTAGTGAAGATTACAATTAAGAATTTTGAAATTTCAAAAAATATGTATAAATTTGCGAAAAAGGAGGAAATAATCAATGGTAGCAAAAAATGAGTTTTTAGGCACCGAAAGCATTGGAAAATTAATGTTCAAGCTGACACTTCCAGCTATAGCTGCACAGATTATTAACATGTTATATAACATTGTTGATAGGATATATATAGGCCATATGCCAGAAGTAGGAGCACTCGCTTTGACAGGATTGGGGGTAACTTATCCCCTTATTATTGCCATATCTGCATTTTCTGCTTTAATTTTTATGGGTGGAACTCCTCGGGCATCTATAAAAATGGGTGAAGGTGATTATGAAGGGGCAGAAAAAATAATGGGCAACAGTTTTATCCTTCTTGTCATCATTTCAATTATATTAACCGTTTTAGGATTAATATTTGATAGGCAGCTTCTCATGCTATTTGGTGCGAGTG is a window of Defluviitoga tunisiensis DNA encoding:
- the hisS gene encoding histidine--tRNA ligase; protein product: MSNYKRIKGTKDIFGDEINYWYYVENSAKNTLEKYGFKEIRTPIIESEELFSRGVGQETDIVQKEMYTFEDKKGRLLTLRPEGTASVVRAYIENSLINLGSPQKFFYIGPMFRYEKPQSGRYREFYQIGAEIFGTDYPLADAELIHLLHEFFRSLKLTNFKIKINSIGTQKSREKYKKVLKEYYTPFLPNLCEDCQRRYNTNIMRLIDCKIDKEIASNAPSILDYLDNESKEHFEKLKKYLDILEVPYEIDPKIVRGLDYYSKTAFEVEHLDLGEQAVIAGGGRYDDLVEQLGGPKTPAVGFAMGIERIIEALKKEHIEVKKVSQIDVYIAYQGEQAELESIKLSKELRKNDIKTYLNLSKRNLGGQLKHADRLNAKLSIIMGDEEVVNDVVTVRNMETGEQTKVQRSWVIEVILEKLQEFY
- the rpmE gene encoding 50S ribosomal protein L31 produces the protein MKQGIHPELKLVTVKCACGAEHTLYTTVDNFRLEVCSKCHPFYKGDMGSQIIDTEGRVQKFKNRYKDFFENEN
- a CDS encoding glucose-1-phosphate thymidylyltransferase, with translation MKALILCAGKGTRLRPLTLTNAKPLIPIANKPTIMYSIEKIKESGISDIGIVVSPENIEAFQRVLGDGSSLDIKITYIIQEKPQGLAHAVKVAKDFLNNEDFLMFLGDNLVHFDLKSFIKKFEQSEYESYILLTPVENPWDFGIALIEDSKVVKVVEKPKVPPSNLAIVGVYIFTPLIFEAIDHLSPSWRGEYEITDAIQWLIDNSKNVGAHIIEGWWKDTGKPEDLIEANRKILSELKEMQIEGEIREDSLIQGNVVIGKNTKIINSIIRGPAIVGDNTTISNSYIGPYTSIGDGVYISSSEIEHSIILNDANILNIPVRIESSVIGENANIISIERKPHSIKLILGDYSHIQIPK
- a CDS encoding cobalamin B12-binding domain-containing protein (Presence of a B(12) (cobalamin)-binding domain implies dependence on cobalamin itself, in one of its several forms, or in some unusual lineages, dependence on a cobalamin-like analog.) translates to MKKILAASIGIDVHIAGILNFLELAKREGYEVVNLGAAVPINKLIESIENEKPDIVAISYRLGADALTKLLDEFFRKVKELDIYKKIDFIFGGTLETGEVARKYGIFKKIFDGSEEEEDVVLFLRGQMKYEEKKNYPDNLPERIEFKSPYPLIRHHIGLQTIEETIEEIKKLADSELLDIISLAPDQNCQQYFFEPDKMDPNQDGAGGAPIRSKEDFINLYQASRRGNYPLVRCYSGTTHIVDFSKLLKQTINNAWAAIPIFWYSELDKRSKRTLLAAITENMQGIKWNAENDVPVEVNDSHQWELRYAHDSLAVATAYLSAYIAKKLGVRWYVQQYMMNTPPNLSPKMDIAKAIAKLELVESLQDENFIPYRMVRTGLLSFPADPNSAMGQLVASMFYASYLNPHIIHVVSYCEAMKRATSKEILESVKMVRKANSLASRGLPDFKSDPEIKSRIDLLKNEAMVIIEKIKEFSIDKEDPLTDPETLYMAVKTGILDAVGLQGNSIAQGKIKVAVINGAYEAVDDQGNILREKERLRKII
- a CDS encoding NAD/NADP-dependent octopine/nopaline dehydrogenase family protein — protein: MKISVVGAGNGGQALAGYLAMKGFDVSLFNRSRRRIYPIIQTRSIKIEGSVVEGEYKISFATTKIDEAIKGRKLILIVVPAFAHKELAEKMVPFLEDGQIIVLNPGRTGGALEFYNVLKSKGLKKDVIIAEAQTFIFASRMSNPGVTRIFRIKNAVPVSALPASRNPELAEILLQVMPEFDIVKSIIYTSFNNIAVVFHPATLILNAARVETTAGKFEFYFEGISPSVAKVLEIIDEERCNVMKLFNAEPLTAKEWLSYAYDVEGNTLYEAIRNNEGYRGIYAPTSLNNRYLLEDVPMSLVPISSFGKEFGVDTPIIDSMINIANVMLDGNFWKIGRTVEDLGLKGKSIEDIIKFVEEGE
- a CDS encoding S1 RNA-binding domain-containing protein, whose product is MVNESLATGDTVKAKVVDIKKFGAFVELENKEEGFIHISKISKKYVKEISDFLTVGQEIEGKIIGKTKDGKYELSLKENNDELIDEATNNSQNFEKKLNQYLKDSDKKIPEYRKHLDKKRNIKKR